A genomic segment from Eulemur rufifrons isolate Redbay chromosome 19, OSU_ERuf_1, whole genome shotgun sequence encodes:
- the MRPL35 gene encoding large ribosomal subunit protein bL35m, whose product MAASAFGGAVRAASGILRPLNILASSAYRNCTKNASFISALSTGHFSHIQTPVVSSAPRLLTSARNLTCGHTATILNRVAPLFPSVLKLPVRTVTYFSTLKGKRKTVKAVVYRFLRLHSGLWIRRKAGYKKKLWKKTPARKKRLREFVFCNKTQSKLLDKMTTSFWKRRNWYSPICRRRNAQSKVKCQTKGLFAELELPTNELFSQLPSFH is encoded by the exons GAATCTTACGGCCCCTGAATATTTTGGCATCGTCAGCCTATCGGAACTGCACCAAGAATGCCTCTTTTATTTCTGCACTGTCCACTGGACATTTTAGTCATATTCAGACACCAGTTGTTTCCTCTGCACCCAGACTTTTGACATCAGCCAGAAACCTGACATGTGGGCATACTGCAACAATCCTTAATAG agtgGCCCCCTTGTTTCCAAGTGTCCTGAAGCTGCCAGTCAGAACTGTAACATACTTCAGTACActaaaaggcaagagaaagactGTGAAAGCTGTCGTCTATAGGTTTCTTCGACTTCACTCTGGCCTTTGGATAAGGAGAAAG GCTggttataagaaaaaattatggaAGAAGACACCTGCAAGAAAAAAACGCTTGAGGGAATTTGTGTTCTGTAATAAAACCCAGAGTAAACTCTTAGATAAAATGACGACGTCTTTCTGGAAGAGGCGGAACTG GTACTCCCCCATTTGTAGAAGAAGAAATGCTCAGAGTAAAGTAAAATGTCAGACCAAAGGTCTATTTGCAGAATTAGAACTGCCTACCAATGAACTATTTTCACAGCTACCCAGTTTCCACtga